From a region of the Torulaspora globosa chromosome 7, complete sequence genome:
- the ATP20 gene encoding F1F0 ATP synthase subunit g (ancestral locus Anc_8.123), whose amino-acid sequence MPVFFGSINSGIMLGRIQSYATCFVSKTSRLATKTVYYGKVGAELSKQVYLKEGLQPPSVADFQKVYSQLYKNLLHYSVKPKEVLGLLKSLGKNDVVKYGSYAIQIVGFYSVGEIIGRRHLVGYKNYQPSHH is encoded by the coding sequence ATGCCAGTATTCTTTGGATCGATCAATTCTGGGATAATGTTGGGCAGAATCCAGTCGTATGCCACCTGTTTCGTCTCTAAAACTAGCCGTTTGGCCACTAAGACCGTTTACTATGGTAAGGTCGGCGCCGAATTATCCAAACAAGTCTACTTGAAAGAGGGTTTGCAACCACCATCTGTAGCCGACTTTCAAAAAGTGTACTCGCAATTGTACAAGAATCTGCTACACTACTCAGTAAAGCCAAAGGAAGTTTTGGGGTTACTAAAATCTCTCGGTAAGAATGACGTTGTGAAGTACGGTTCCTATGCCATTCAAATCGTTGGATTCTATTCCGTTGGTGAAATAATCGGCAGAAGACATCTAGTTGGGTACAAGAACTACCAGCCAAGCCACCATTAG
- the ROK1 gene encoding RNA-dependent ATPase ROK1 (ancestral locus Anc_8.124), which yields MDIFRVLARGANVRKDTKRIGKDVDFSVVETTVKDNDKQITRELDFFHNKRIMKKVEDSRDKEKEAIEDEREELVENDIGQLKVRNIDEATSLRKSYKAKVTGEDIPLPIGSFEDLVTRFSFDKRLLNNLIENHFTEPTPIQSEAIPLSLNGRDIVACAPTGSGKTLSFLIPLLQLVISEATGGTGLRALIVSPTKELANQIFIECGKLSRKIFLDKKRPLQVALLSKSLNAKLRNRVVSDKKYDIIVTTPLRLIDLMKNEALDLSTVKHIIFDEADKLFDKTFIEQTDDILSSCSNPKLQKSLFSATMPSSVEEIAQSIMMDPVRVIIGHKEAANANITQKIVYCGNEEGKLIAIRQLVQEGEFRPPVIIFLESIERAKALYHELIYDGLNVDVIHAERTQMQREKIIESFKKGDLWCLICTDVLARGVDFKGVNLIINYDVPRTAQAYVHRIGRTGRGGRSGNAVTFYTKQDSLAIKPVINVMKQSGCQVAEWMDGISKLSKREKESIKKGKARVNRKQISTVPKVDRLKRKRKHDMIEASKKRKHQHKAVDSKRSTS from the coding sequence ATGGATATCTTCAGGGTTTTGGCAAGAGGTGCCAATGTTAGGAAAGATACGAAGAGGATTGGCAAGGATGTGGATTTCAGTGTGGTAGAGACCACTGTCAAGGACAATGATAAGCAAATAACCAGAGAACTCGATTTTTTCCACAACAAAAGAATTATGAAGAAGGTAGAGGACTCCAGAGAtaaggagaaagaagccatcgaagatgaaagagaagaacttGTAGAGAATGACATTGGACAGCTGAAGGTGAGAAACATTGATGAGGCAACGTCGTTACGTAAATCTTACAAGGCCAAAGTGACAGGTGAAGACATACCGTTGCCCATTGGATCGTTCGAAGATCTAGTGACGCGGTTTTCATTTGATAAGCGTTTACTGAATAATCTGATTGAGAACCACTTCACTGAACCAACTCCCATTCAGTCCGAGGCTATACCACTATCGCTGAACGGTCGAGACATTGTAGCTTGTGCGCCAACTGGTTCCGGTAAGACGCTCTCGTTTTTGATACCTTTACTACAGCTAGTCATCTCAGAGGCGACCGGCGGTACAGGACTGAGGGCATTGATCGTCTCACCAACAAAGGAGTTGGCAAATCAAATATTCATTGAATGCGGTAAATTGTCTCGTAAAATATTTCTGGACAAGAAAAGACCCTTACAAGTTGCACTACTGTCCAAGTCGTTAAATGCCAAACTAAGAAACAGGGTGGTCAGTGATAAGAAATACGACATTATTGTCACCACACCACTGCGGTTGATTGatctgatgaagaacgaAGCTTTAGATCTTTCTACCGTCAAACATATCATCTTTGATGAGGCGGATAAACTTTTTGATAAGACTTTCATCGAGCAGACAGATGATATCCTGAGCTCTTGTAGCAATCCTAAATTACAGAAATCACTGTTTTCCGCCACTATGCCGTCCAGTGTGGAAGAGATCGCCCAAAGTATCATGATGGATCCCGTCAGAGTCATCATTGGACATAAAGAAGCGGCCAACGCTAATATTACGCAAAAAATAGTGTACTGTGGTAACGAAGAGGGTAAACTGATTGCCATTAGACAGTTGGTTCAGGAAGGTGAGTTTAGGCCTCCTGTTATTATCTTTCTCGAATCCATTGAGAGAGCGAAGGCTTTATATCATGAATTAATATACGACGGTCTAAATGTGGACGTTATACACGCAGAAAGAACTCAGATGCAGAGGGAAAAGATCATCGAATCATTCAAGAAGGGCGACCTCTGGTGCCTGATCTGTACTGACGTGCTCGCTCGCGGTGTCGATTTTAAAGGTGTGAATCTCATTATTAATTATGATGTGCCCAGGACCGCCCAAGCCTACGTTCATCGGATCGGTAGAACGGGTAGGGGTGGTCGTTCAGGTAACGCCGTCACATTCTACACCAAGCAAGATTCACTGGCTATTAAACCTGTTATAAATGTAATGAAGCAAAGTGGATGTCAAGTTGCTGAATGGATGGACGGGATTTCGAAGCTGAgcaaaagagagaaagagagcATCAAGAAAGGTAAAGCAAGGGTAAACAGAAAGCAAATCAGTACAGTTCCAAAGGTAGATAGACTGAAAAGAAAGCGCAAGCACGATATGATCGAAGCATCGAAAAAAAGGAAACATCAGCACAAAGCGGTTGATTCCAAGCGTTCTACTTCCTAA
- the NUP49 gene encoding FG-nucleoporin NUP49 (ancestral locus Anc_8.125): MFSFNKASSAGASSTTSGGLFGQKPNNAGGGFSFGQTSGAGGNATGGGSGFSFGGQAAQSGDSKGGLFGNKPAGGTASGTGFSFGQQQQPQQPGGTTVGGLFGSKPVGSATGTGISFGQQSQSQQPAGTAGLFGNSGTNTGTGSLFGSSNSGTTGTTGAGGSLFGKTGTTAGSTGGGLFGSKPAGGSSLFGSSSGTGGGLFGSKAAGTSLFGTSGTSNASGSLFGAQQPQQYQQPSTLQAISQLPITPMTKISELPPQLRQEIEQLDQYIQRQVQISQHLKADTPEHTELINSIPRDIAYLLKTVSSASESLTQDLKKLTSIKDITDQSIADTQTFAMILQQLLTPGSKISSMELEKFFHHRIQVYQEKLDDYFRVLSDIESAVNGIDNDVFGAPPDAKGFSKNNESSGHVDVYAMKTGINALISTVIEEFSLFMDTAERVAQIHQKVKEICVNRSEVQS, encoded by the coding sequence ATGTTCAGTTTCAATAAGGCTTCATCTGCAGGCGCCAGTTCCACGACCTCAGGTGGATTGTTCGGGCAGAAGCCGAATAATGCTGGGGGTGGATTCAGCTTCGGACAAACGAGTGGTGCTGGTGGTAATGCTACTGGAGGAGGTAGTGGATTTTCGTTTGGCGGCCAGGCCGCGCAGAGTGGCGATTCGAAAGGCGGTTTGTTTGGCAACAAGCCGGCTGGCGGCACGGCGAGCGGGACGGGGTTTTCGTTTGgacagcagcagcaaccaCAACAGCCTGGCGGCACCACCGTTGGTGGTTTGTTTGGTAGCAAGCCGGTAGGCAGCGCAACCGGGACGGGGATCTCGTTTGGGCAGCAGTCGCAATCACAGCAGCCCGCTGGCACCGCCGGGCTGTTTGGAAATAGTGGCACAAACACCGGGACTGGGAGTCTGTTTGGGTCCAGCAACTCAGGCACCACAGGCACCACGGGAGCAGGCGGAAGCCTCTTCGGAAAGACAGGTACCACGGCGGGAAGCACGGGCGGAGGTCTGTTTGGCTCTAAGCCTGCTGGCGGTAGTTCCCTTTttggcagcagcagcggcacAGGCGGGGGTCTCTTCGGATCAAAAGCGGCCGGCACTTCGCTGTTCGGAACTAGCGGTACCTCAAATGCCAGTGGATCGCTCTTTGGTGCCCAACAACCGCAGCAATATCAACAGCCATCCACTCTACAAGCGATCAGCCAGCTACCAATAACACCCATGACAAAGATAAGCGAATTGCCACCGCAGTTGCGCCAAGAGATAGAGCAGTTGGATCAATATATTCAAAGACAGGTTCAAATCTCCCAGCATCTCAAAGCGGACACCCCGGAGCATACcgaattgatcaattccaTTCCACGCGATATCGCTTATCTGCTCAAAACTGTATCCTCGGCCAGTGAATCTCTCACGcaagatttgaagaaactcacctccatcaaagacataACGGATCAAAGTATAGCGGATACGCAAACTTTTGCCATGATCCTACAGCAGCTGCTGACACCGGGCAGCAAGATATCCTCCATGGAGCTCGAGAAGTTCTTCCATCACAGAATCCAAGTCTACCAGGAGAAGCTAGATGACTATTTCCGCGTTCTCTCAGACATCGAAAGCGCAGTGAACGGGATCGACAATGACGTTTTCGGTGCGCCTCCCGATGCCAAGGGCTTCAGCAAAAACAACGAGTCTTCTGGGCACGTTGATGTGTATGCCATGAAGACGGGGATCAATGCATTAATCTCTACAGTAATTGAGGAGTTCAGTCTATTCATGGATACAGCCGAGAGAGTGGCCCAGATACATCAAAAGGTAAAAGAGATCTGCGTTAATAGATCCGAGGTGCAAAGCTAA